The Rhopalosiphum maidis isolate BTI-1 chromosome 1, ASM367621v3, whole genome shotgun sequence genome has a segment encoding these proteins:
- the LOC113556797 gene encoding 26S proteasome complex subunit SEM1-like: protein MGKSTEPKSDGDKQKNTLDIGLLEEDDEFEEFPVEEWTSQDEEDKEANVWEDNWDDDNVEDDFSVQLRAEFEKQNIPATF from the exons ATGGGTAAATCTACCGAACCCAAATCCGACGGAGATAAGCAAAAGAATACCTTGGACATAGGTCTGTTGGAAGAAGACGATGAATTCGAAGAGTTCCCAGTAGAAG aatggaCTAGCCAAGATGAAGAAGATAAAGAGGCTAATGTTTGGGAAGATAATTGGGACGATGACAATGTCGAGGATGACTTCAGTGTTCAATTAAG agcTGAATTTGAAAAGCAAAATATTCCTGCTACCTTTTAA